One window of Inquilinus sp. Marseille-Q2685 genomic DNA carries:
- a CDS encoding GntR family transcriptional regulator, whose translation MPKTPSQQTLADRIADVLAERIVTGELAPDVPLRQDHIAHEFGSSHVPVREAFQRLQAQGLAVSEPRRGMRVAPLDERSMREVVEIRAALEVLALRHAARRLTPLQIERIDEAVTAGDRAQSFAEWEAANRSFHRELVAACRMPRLLAMLAELQLANSRYTFAATRSAGWQPRSNQDHRQILDALRRGAVDQAAALLGRHIQTLERVGGAAAEPPNR comes from the coding sequence ATGCCGAAGACCCCATCGCAGCAGACCCTCGCCGACCGGATCGCCGATGTGCTGGCCGAGCGGATCGTGACCGGCGAGTTGGCGCCGGACGTGCCGCTGCGCCAGGACCACATCGCTCATGAGTTCGGATCCAGCCATGTGCCCGTCCGCGAGGCGTTCCAGCGCCTGCAGGCCCAGGGCCTGGCGGTGAGCGAGCCGCGGCGCGGCATGCGCGTGGCGCCGCTGGACGAGCGGTCGATGCGCGAGGTGGTGGAGATCCGGGCGGCGCTGGAGGTGCTGGCGCTGCGCCACGCTGCCCGCCGGCTGACGCCGCTGCAGATCGAGCGGATCGACGAGGCCGTCACAGCGGGCGACCGGGCGCAGTCCTTCGCCGAATGGGAGGCGGCCAACCGCAGCTTCCACCGCGAGCTGGTGGCGGCCTGCCGCATGCCGCGCCTGCTGGCGATGCTGGCGGAGCTGCAGCTCGCCAACTCACGCTACACCTTCGCCGCGACCCGATCGGCCGGCTGGCAGCCGCGCTCGAACCAGGACCACCGGCAGATCCTGGACGCGCTGCGGCGCGGCGCTGTCGACCAGGCGGCCGCGCTGCTGGGCCGGCACATCCAGACGCTGGAACGGGTCGGCGGTGCCGCCGCCGAGCCGCCGAACCGCTGA